One region of Thunnus albacares chromosome 20, fThuAlb1.1, whole genome shotgun sequence genomic DNA includes:
- the LOC122971270 gene encoding MAGUK p55 subfamily member 3-like has translation MIEAMPIVSASTGLHETLALLTSQLHPDANYKDDLVFLRDVFSEKSLGYLMKIHEKLKQYEKQSPTPVLHSASCLAEDLAEELQNGPLEDDERELLLLLSTPHLKAVLSAHDTVAQKNFDPVLPPLPEDLDDDLEEESVKIVRLVKNKEPLGATIRRDEATGAVIVARIMRGGAADRSGLVHVGDELREVNGNLITHKRPDEISQILSQSQGSITLKIIPAVVEEDKLKESRVYLRALFDYMPFEDKATPCQEAGLPFKRGDILQVVSQEDTTWWQAKRVGDCNLRAALVPSTQFQERRLRYRMKMGSFPAPVSPKVPTYDRAEREDCDSEGALNGKDIASLRRSFRLKKDRQGSPGEPQTPDANHTDFLIYEEVTQYLPRPGERPRLIVLIGSQGARITELKQKVIAENPRHCGLAVPHTTRARKCYEREGVEYHFITKAAFEADIQNGKFIEYGEYKDNLYGTSLESMRRILDQNKVCLVDVQPEALKTLRTAEFKPYVIFVRPCIFDSQRKRLGSSSSLSAGITEDDLEEMKQSAERMDECYGHWVDYVLVKEDPVSALAELQVILERVQMEPQWVPVSWVRT, from the exons ATGATTGAAGCCATGCCCATCGTGTCTGCAAGCACAG GGCTGCATGAGACCCTGGCCCTGCTCACCTCTCAGCTCCACCCTGATGCCAACTATAAGGATGACCTGGTCTTCCTCAGAGATGTCTTTAGTGAGAAGAGCCTCGGTTACCTCATGAAG ATTCATGAGAAACTGAAGCAGTACGAGAAACAGAGCCCAACTCCAGTTCTGCACAGCGCTTCTTGTCTGGCAGAGGAT CTGGCAGAAGAGCTCCAGAATGGACCACTGGAGGATGACGAGAGAGAACTGCTCCTCCTGCTGAGCACTCCTCACCTcaag GCTGTGCTGTCAGCCCATGACACAGTGGCCCAAAAGAACTTCGACCCGGTGCTGCCGCCACTGCCGGAGGATCTAGATGACGATCTGGAGGAGGAGTCCGTGAAGATCGTCCGCCTGGTGAAGAACAAGGAGCCCCTG GGTGCAACTATTCGGAGAGATGAGGCGACAGGAGCTGTAATCGTGGCCAGAATCATGAGGGGAGGGGCTGCTGACCGCAGTG gtCTGGTGCACGTGGGAGATGAGCTTCGAGAGGTCAATGGAAACCTGATAACCCACAAAAGGCCAGATGAAATTAGTCAGATTCTG TCCCAGTCACAAGGCTCCATCACTCTGAAAATCATTCCAGCTGTTGTAGAAGAAGACAAACTGAAGGAAAGCAGA GTCTATCTTCGAGCTTTGTTCGACTACATGCCTTTTGAGGACAAGGCCACTCCGTGTCAAGAGGCGGGACTTCCTTTTAAAAGGGGGGACATTCTTCAGGTGGTGAGCCAAGAAGACACCACCTGGTGGCAGGCCAAGAGGGTGGGCGACTGTAACCTGCGTGCCGCCCTCGTTCCCTCCACACAGTTCCAGGAGAG gcGCTTGAGATACAGGATGAAAATGGGTTCCTTCCCTGCTCCTGTGTCCCCCAAAGTCCCCACAT ATGATCGGGCTGAGAGAG AAGactgtgacagtgagggtgcTCTGAATGGAAAGGACATAG CGAGCTTGCGCAGAAGTTTCAGGCTTAAGAAAGATCGCCAGGGATCACCAGGAGAACCTCAAACTCCAGATGCCAATCACACAGATTTCCTGATTTACGAGGAAGTCACACAATATCTTCCCCGTCCTGGTGAGAGGCCCCGCCTAATAGTACTGATAG GTTCTCAGGGAGCTCGGATCACTGAGCTCAAACAGAAGGTGATCGCTGAGAATCCCCGACATTGTGGTTTGGCTGTGCCTC ACACCACTCGGGCCAGGAAGTGttatgagagagaaggagtggAGTACCACTTCATCACTAAAGCAGCTTTTGAGGCAGACATCCAGAATGGCAA ATTTATTGAATATGGGGAGTATAAAGACAATCTGTACGGCACCAGTTTGGAGTCCATGCGCAGAATTTTGGATCAAAACAAGGTCTGTCTGGTGGATGTGCAACCAGAG GCACTGAAGACTCTACGTACCGCTGAGTTCAAACCATATGTCATCTTCGTAAGACCTTGCATCTTTGACAGTCAAAGGAAACGGCTtggctcctcttcctcactcagCGCAGGAATAACG GAGGATGACCTGGAAGAAATGAAGCAGTCGGCAGAGCGGATGGATGAGTGTTACGGGCATTGGGTGGACTATGTCTTGGTGAAGGAGGACCCAGTCAGTGCCTTAGCAGAGCTCCAGGTCATACTGGAGAGGGTGCAGATGGAGCCCCAGTGGGTGCCTGTTTCCTGGGTGAGGACCTAA
- the psmc5 gene encoding 26S proteasome regulatory subunit 8 has product MEVDGIDHMEMGESKGGSGLRQYYLSKIEELQLTVNEKSQNLRRLQAQRNELNAKVRLLREELQLLQEQGSYVGEVVRVMDKKKVLVKVHPEGKFVVDVDKNIDINDVTPNCRVALRNDSYTLHKILPNKVDPLVSLMMVEKVPDSTYEMIGGLDKQIKEIKEVIELPVKHPELFEALGIAQPKGVLLYGPPGTGKTLLARAVAHHTDCTFIRVSGSELVQKFIGEGARMVRELFVMAREHAPSIIFMDEIDSIGSSRLEGGSGGDSEVQRTMLELLNQLDGFEATKNIKVIMATNRIDILDSALLRPGRIDRKIEFPPPNEEARLDILKIHSRKMNLTRGINLRKIAELMPGASGAEVKGVCTEAGMYALRERRVHVTQEDFEMAVAKVMQKDSEKNMSIKKLWK; this is encoded by the exons ATGGAGATGGGGGAGAGTAAAGGCGGCTCTGGTCTCCGACAGTACTACTTGTCAAAGATAGAAGAGTTACAG CTGACGGTGAATGAAAAGAGCCAGAATCTCAGACGTCTGCAGGCACAAAGGAATGAGCTCAATGCTAAAG tgcGTCTCCTTCGTGAGGAGCTGCAGTTACTACAGGAGCAGGGATCCTACGTAGGTGAAGTGGTTAGAGTCATGGACAAAAAGAAAGTGCTGGTCAAG GTGCATCCAGAAGGAAAATTTGTCGTGGATGTGGACAAGAACATTGACATCAATGAT GTGACCCCAAATTGCCGCGTGGCTCTGCGCAACGACAGCTACACCCTGCACAAGATCCTGCCCAACAAGGTGGACCCTCTGGTATCCCTCATGATGGTGGAGAAGGTGCCGGACTCCACCTATGAAATGATCGGTGGCCTGGATAAGCAGATCAAGGAGATCAAGGAAGTGATTGAGCTGCCTGTCAAGCACCCGGAGCTGTTTGAGGCTTTAGGCATTGCACAGCCCAAG ggTGTGCTGCTGTATGGTCCCCCAGGCACAGGGAAGACCCTGCTGGCCAGAGCTGTGGCCCACCACACCGACTGTACCTTCATCAGGGTGTCCGGCTCCGAGCTGGTCCAGAAGTTCATCGGAGAGG GTGCCCGTATGGTGCGCGAGCTGTTCGTCATGGCTAGAGAGCACGCTCCCTCCATCATCTTCATGGATGAAATCGACTCCATCGGCTCGTCTCGCCTGGAGGGGGGCTCAGGTGGTGACAGCGAGGTGCAGAGGACAATGTTGGAGCTGCTTAATCAGCTGGACGGATTTGAGGCAACCAAGAACATCAAG GTTATTATGGCCACCAACCGTATTGACATCCTGGATTCAGCTCTCCTCAGGCCAGGCAGGATCGACAGGAAGATTGAGTTTCCCCCTCCAAATGAGGAG GCCCGTCTTGACATCCTGAAGATCCACTCCAGAAAGATGAACCTGACACGTGGCATTAACCTGAGGAAGATCGCAGAGCTGATGCCTGGAGCCTCTGGTGCTGAGGTTAAG gGTGTCTGCACAGAGGCCGGGATGTACGCTCTGAGAGAAAGGAGAGTTCATGTCACCCAGGAGGACTTTGAGATGGCTGTGGCAAAG GTGATGCAGAAAGACAGCGAGAAGAACATGTCAATCAAGAAGCTGTGGAAGTAA